From the genome of Gemmatimonadota bacterium, one region includes:
- a CDS encoding GAF domain-containing protein produces the protein MDDRRTGATPAPTPIPTPTAHELEVAQLRLAQLHLGSDGDAWSAFAAGAEDAVRTLGIGRLGIWLYSDDGMALRSYLVVQPSDGETFEGALLRRRDFPAYFAALEERRVVCAEDALTSPLTAELTAAYLVPLGIGALMDAPIYREGRIVGVVCHEHLGGARAWTEPEQHFAASVAQTFARLAEEAERFDVESRVGAAHGQLERLERMAALARLAAGVAHDFRNVLHSVGILAEMIQQECAGMSPVQALASDIRLGVRRGETLVQNLLAFGQEAPSSPTMLDIPAELRGMERLLTLSVGSGVRVEFAMADRVGRVLMDAKDLERMMVNLALNARDAMPSGGTLRITVCESEHDQGGLHNTTWVLVELSDSGIGIPADVVHRVFEPFFTTKGERGTGLGLPIVEQLVGKAGGYVRVESTPGNGTTFRLFLPRLAPAA, from the coding sequence ATGGACGACCGTCGAACCGGGGCAACCCCCGCGCCCACTCCCATTCCCACGCCCACGGCTCACGAACTGGAAGTCGCGCAGTTGCGGCTGGCGCAGCTGCACCTCGGGTCGGACGGCGACGCCTGGAGCGCATTCGCCGCCGGTGCCGAAGATGCCGTTCGCACCCTCGGCATTGGCCGACTCGGCATCTGGCTGTATTCGGATGACGGGATGGCGCTCCGGTCCTACCTCGTGGTGCAGCCCTCCGACGGCGAAACGTTCGAGGGGGCGCTCCTGCGGCGGCGCGATTTCCCCGCCTACTTTGCCGCGCTCGAGGAACGGCGCGTCGTCTGCGCCGAAGATGCCCTCACATCGCCGCTCACCGCCGAACTCACCGCCGCCTACCTCGTCCCGTTAGGTATCGGCGCGCTCATGGACGCACCGATCTACCGCGAGGGACGCATCGTTGGGGTGGTCTGTCATGAGCACCTCGGTGGTGCCCGCGCCTGGACGGAGCCCGAGCAGCACTTCGCGGCCTCGGTGGCGCAGACCTTCGCGCGACTCGCCGAAGAGGCCGAACGGTTCGACGTCGAATCGCGCGTGGGAGCGGCGCATGGCCAGCTGGAACGCCTCGAGCGCATGGCCGCGCTGGCACGCCTGGCTGCCGGCGTCGCGCACGACTTCCGCAACGTGCTGCACAGTGTCGGGATCCTCGCCGAGATGATCCAGCAGGAGTGCGCCGGCATGTCGCCCGTGCAGGCGCTGGCGTCGGACATTCGCCTCGGCGTGCGCCGCGGCGAAACGCTCGTGCAGAACCTCCTGGCCTTCGGACAGGAAGCGCCGTCGTCGCCGACGATGCTCGATATCCCGGCGGAGCTCCGGGGCATGGAGCGACTGTTGACGCTCTCCGTCGGCTCTGGCGTGCGGGTCGAGTTCGCCATGGCCGATCGCGTGGGGCGCGTCCTGATGGACGCGAAGGACCTCGAGCGCATGATGGTGAACCTCGCGCTCAACGCGCGCGATGCGATGCCGTCGGGCGGGACGCTGCGCATCACCGTGTGCGAATCGGAGCACGATCAGGGCGGACTGCACAACACGACGTGGGTCCTGGTCGAGCTCTCCGACTCCGGCATCGGGATCCCGGCCGACGTGGTACATCGCGTCTTCGAGCCGTTCTTCACCACCAAGGGGGAGCGCGGTACGGGGCTCGGGCTCCCGATCGTCGAGCAGCTCGTCGGCAAGGCGGGCGGGTACGTGCGCGTCGAGAGTACCCCGGGGAACGGGACCACCTTCCGCCTCTTCCTCCCGCGACTCGCCCCGGCTGCCTGA
- a CDS encoding phage holin family protein, producing the protein MSLILRLLVNAAALYVATRVVDGISFTGSPAALLGVALVFGIVNTLVKPIVQFFSFPFIIVTLGLFLLCINAVMLLVTSSLSQSLGLGFTVRGFAAALIGSIVVSLTSLVLGQFVDQEKKD; encoded by the coding sequence ATGTCCCTCATCCTGCGCCTCCTCGTCAACGCCGCCGCCCTCTACGTCGCCACGCGCGTCGTCGACGGGATCTCGTTTACCGGGTCGCCGGCCGCGCTGCTCGGTGTGGCGCTCGTCTTCGGCATCGTCAACACGCTCGTGAAGCCGATCGTCCAGTTCTTCTCCTTCCCGTTCATCATCGTGACGCTGGGGCTCTTCCTCCTGTGCATCAACGCGGTGATGCTCCTGGTGACGTCGAGCCTGTCGCAGTCCCTGGGGCTCGGCTTTACCGTGCGCGGATTCGCGGCGGCGCTGATCGGCTCGATCGTCGTCTCGCTCACCAGCCTCGTGTTGGGACAGTTCGTGGACCAGGAAAAGAAGGACTGA